One Calditrichota bacterium genomic window, TGCGATTGTTTTTGGAACCCGACATATTGATGCCACTGAAAGACATGAAGGCCTCGTAACAGCAATCGCCTTTGAATCTTTTGTAAAACTATTCGCCTTTTTAATAATCGGTTTTTTTGTTACTTACAGCCTGCATGATGGTTTTGGTGATCTTTTTACTAAAGCTAAATCGCTCACAAATTTTGACAGTTTATTTTCTGAGCCGACAATTATTCAATCCGGATCATGGTTTGGTTTAACCTTTTTATCGATGCTGGCCATCCTTTTCCTGCCGAGACAGTTCCAGGTTTCTGTTGTTGAAAATGTAAATGAGGACCACTTAAAAAAAGCGGTCTGGATTTTTCCATTGTACCTTTTAATCATCAATATTTTTGTGATCCCGATTGCCTTGGGAGGTTTACTACATTTTGAAGGCAGCCCGATAGATGCAGATACTTTTGTATTAACTTTGCCTCTTGCCGTTGGCCAAACCGGTATTGCTTTACTTGTATTTTTGGGAGGGCTTTCCGCTGCTACAGGTATGGTAATTGTGGCAACTGTTGCCTTAAGTACCATGTTCAGCAATGATATGCTGATGCCTTTAATTTTACGTCTGAAATTTCTTAAACTAAATGAAGAAAAAGATTTACGCTGGTTACTTTTATTAATCCGGCGCGGAACAATTATTCTTATATTATTGCTTAGCTATTTTTATTACCGTGTTATAGAATCCCATTACTCCCTTGTATCTATCGGGTTGATTTCATTTACGGCTGTAGCGCAGTTTGCCCCGATTATTCTTGGTGGAATGTATTGGAAAGGCGGTACAAAATACGGCGCGTTAGCCGGTATGCTTGCAGGTTTTCTGGTTTGGGGTTTTACATTGGCTTTGCCATCGCTTGTTCCTGCCGGAATTGTATCGCCCATGCTGATGGAAGAAGGGTTGTTTGGAATATCCCTTTTTAAACCAATGGCTTTTTTAGGCTTAACGGGTCTTGATAGTATTACACACGCACTGTTTTGGAGCATCCTGTTTAACTGTTTCTTTTACTTCGGCGTTTCTATTTTGGGCCGGCCATCTGCAATTGAATATAGCCAGGCCGCACTTTTTGTAGATATTGACAAATATTCACCGGAATTTGAACACCGCGCCATTGGCCAGGGAACAGCCTCAATTGATGACCTGAGAACATTGTTAAAACGCTTTATTGGCAGCAAACGCACTGAGCGGCTTTTATCATACTATGCAAAAAAGAATAATCTTGATTGGGAAACCCGCCCACTGGCGGATGCCGGTTTAATAAATTTTGTAGAAAAAAGATTATCAGGTGTTATTGGATCATCATCAGCACGAATAATGGTTTCCTCTGTTGTAAAAGAGAAAAAAGTTTCCATCGATGATGTGATGAAGATTTTAAGCGAGACCCAGCAAGTTATTGCTTACAGCCAGGAGCTTGAAAAAAAATCCATGGAGCTCGAGAAAGCAACGGATGAGTTAAAAAGGGCAAATCAGAAACTTAAAAAGATGGATCAGTTTAAGGATGATTTTATTGCTACAATCACTCATGAATTAAGAACACCACTCACATCTGTCCGCGCATTTACGGAAATTTTATATGATAATCCCGAGATTGATATCCGGCAGCGACAGAATTTTTTAAATATTATTATAAAAGAAACTGAAAGATTGACACGCTTAATAAACCAGATTTTAGATATTCAAAAAATCGAATCACAGGAAATGGATTGGCAATTCAGCCCGGTCTCCTTAAACGAAATAATAGAAGATTCTATCGCAACAATGGGTAAGGTTTTTGAGGACCAGAAAATAACACTCGAAATTGTAAATGAACATAACTATCTTTTAAATGGCGACAAAGACAAATTAATGCAGGTTATGTTAAACCTACTCTCCAATGCAGTGAAGTATTGTAACAAAGATGAAAGTTTTATAAAAATCAGCTCTGAAAAACGTAACAGTGTTATTCAAATTGATATCGAAGATAACGGCATGGGCGTTCATGAGGACGATCAAACTATAATTTTTGAAAAATTCAGACAGGCAACAAAAATAGATCCTGACAAAGAAAGACCACAGGGCAGTGGATTGGGGCTTTCAATCACCCGCCAAATAGTTGAAGCCCACGGCGGCTCTATTTGGGTGAAAAGTAAACCGGGGCAAGGTGCAAAGTTTTCATTTTCTTTGCCTTTTTCTTCCAAACTGCAACAGGGGGAACGTGTATGAAAAAAATATTGATTGTCGATGACGAACCAAATATCGTGATTTCATTAGAGTTTTTAATGGCGCAAAACGGGTATCACGTTCAAAAAGCACGCAGTGGGGAAGAAGCGCTTGAGATAGTAGATGAGTATGTTCCCGATTTAATTTTACTTGATGTAATGCTGCCTTTTAGAAGCGGGTTTGAGGTTTGTCAATCGATACGTGAAAAAACGAAATTGGCCCATGTTAAAATCATTTTACTTACGGCAAAAGGACGCGAAGCAGATATTGAACGTGGTTTGTCCGCCGGAGCAGATTCATATATCGTTAAACCCTTTTCCACTCAAAAACTTGTAGATAAAGTTGCTGAAATATTAAAAAGTTAAAATGGCCCGCAAACATAAAATTCTTCTTTGGCTTACATTCAGTGCATTCTTGCCTGCAATTATATTTTTGGCAGTGGTTTTTGGTTTTTGGTTTCAATTGAATACGCCTGAGCAAGAGATACTTCTAAACCTTCTTAAACCTTTAAAAACATATCTAATTTTATCTCTTTTTACATTTCTTTTTATTTTGGGCTTTGTTGCAAAAAAAATGTTTAGTGATTATTTCATTCCGCTTCAAAAATTAATTGAAGATGCTGAGGTAATGAAAAACTCGCCTCAGAAAACCTCTATTTCAAGCAGTGGAGCGAAAACAATCCAACAAATAGCTGGGCTTTTTGCGGATTTTGCAATCCAGAAAAAAGATTTACAGGAGAACGTTAACAAGAAAATTACTGAAGCAAATATCAATCTTGAAAAAGAGAAAAATATTTTAGCATCGCTTATTTCCGAATTGCAAGAGGGCGTGCTAATCTGCAATATTGAAGGCCAGATTTTACTTTACAATAAACGCGTACAACAGTATCTCTCATCACAAGAAGATGAAACCGGCTCATTTCAACGCTTAACCGGTATTGGCCGATCGGTATTTAAATCAATTTCTAAGGAAGTTATTGTTCATGCCCTGGATGAAATTCAGCATAAAATAGAACATAAAGACGATCATTTTAGTTCTCAGTTGGTTTTGCCATTACCATCGGGAACCCTGGCACGAATGCATGTTGTACCTGTTCTCGGTAAAAATGAAACAATGACTGGTTTCATTATAATTATGTATGATGTTTCCGAGCAGCTTGAGCATGATATTCAGCGCTATGAAATGATACAGGCGCTTGTTCGTGGAACACGTTCGTCTGCTGCAAATATCCGGGCTGCGATTGAATCGGTTATTAGTTACAAAGATATGGACAGCGGGCAGCTCTCGTTGTTTCATAATGTAATTAACGATGAAGCATCGTCCCTGACAGAACATTTAAACAGCACAATTGAAAAGTATAAAAAATATTTCTCTTTAAACTGGCCTCTGGAAAATATCAGCGCAAACAGCTTGCTGCGCCTCACTAAACGCAAACTGGCAGATTTAAAAGAAAATCAAATTGAAATACTTAATGCAGATGAACATTTATGGCTTAAAGTTGAAAACTTTTCTTTTATAAATATGATTCTTTTTTTAATTCACCAATTAAATGAACATGAAATAAATGACTCTTTAAAACTGAATATTTCAAAAGCGGAGAATTTTAATTACTTCGATATTTTATGGTCAGGTAAGCGAATATCCCAGGAAAAGTTTGATTTAATTATTAACGAACAAATAGCAATTGCTGGATTAAATT contains:
- a CDS encoding GHKL domain-containing protein gives rise to the protein MLSNGLILVVSFIYIAILFAVARYGDKRSDEKRSIISNPYIYALSMAVYCSAWTFYGSVGKAANSGIGFLPVYLGPTLMAPLFWIILRKMIRIAKKHRITSIADFISSRYGKSILIGSTVTLIAVTGILPYIALQLKAVSSSYFILSNYPDLITSSNFKDIPFFEDTAFYITLLLALFAIVFGTRHIDATERHEGLVTAIAFESFVKLFAFLIIGFFVTYSLHDGFGDLFTKAKSLTNFDSLFSEPTIIQSGSWFGLTFLSMLAILFLPRQFQVSVVENVNEDHLKKAVWIFPLYLLIINIFVIPIALGGLLHFEGSPIDADTFVLTLPLAVGQTGIALLVFLGGLSAATGMVIVATVALSTMFSNDMLMPLILRLKFLKLNEEKDLRWLLLLIRRGTIILILLLSYFYYRVIESHYSLVSIGLISFTAVAQFAPIILGGMYWKGGTKYGALAGMLAGFLVWGFTLALPSLVPAGIVSPMLMEEGLFGISLFKPMAFLGLTGLDSITHALFWSILFNCFFYFGVSILGRPSAIEYSQAALFVDIDKYSPEFEHRAIGQGTASIDDLRTLLKRFIGSKRTERLLSYYAKKNNLDWETRPLADAGLINFVEKRLSGVIGSSSARIMVSSVVKEKKVSIDDVMKILSETQQVIAYSQELEKKSMELEKATDELKRANQKLKKMDQFKDDFIATITHELRTPLTSVRAFTEILYDNPEIDIRQRQNFLNIIIKETERLTRLINQILDIQKIESQEMDWQFSPVSLNEIIEDSIATMGKVFEDQKITLEIVNEHNYLLNGDKDKLMQVMLNLLSNAVKYCNKDESFIKISSEKRNSVIQIDIEDNGMGVHEDDQTIIFEKFRQATKIDPDKERPQGSGLGLSITRQIVEAHGGSIWVKSKPGQGAKFSFSLPFSSKLQQGERV
- a CDS encoding response regulator gives rise to the protein MKKILIVDDEPNIVISLEFLMAQNGYHVQKARSGEEALEIVDEYVPDLILLDVMLPFRSGFEVCQSIREKTKLAHVKIILLTAKGREADIERGLSAGADSYIVKPFSTQKLVDKVAEILKS
- a CDS encoding DNA polymerase III subunit epsilon; protein product: MARKHKILLWLTFSAFLPAIIFLAVVFGFWFQLNTPEQEILLNLLKPLKTYLILSLFTFLFILGFVAKKMFSDYFIPLQKLIEDAEVMKNSPQKTSISSSGAKTIQQIAGLFADFAIQKKDLQENVNKKITEANINLEKEKNILASLISELQEGVLICNIEGQILLYNKRVQQYLSSQEDETGSFQRLTGIGRSVFKSISKEVIVHALDEIQHKIEHKDDHFSSQLVLPLPSGTLARMHVVPVLGKNETMTGFIIIMYDVSEQLEHDIQRYEMIQALVRGTRSSAANIRAAIESVISYKDMDSGQLSLFHNVINDEASSLTEHLNSTIEKYKKYFSLNWPLENISANSLLRLTKRKLADLKENQIEILNADEHLWLKVENFSFINMILFLIHQLNEHEINDSLKLNISKAENFNYFDILWSGKRISQEKFDLIINEQIAIAGLNFPYTVLEIIDRHNGRIWLKAEEGNQEGGIRILLKPGFVTDENNQWGSNVSFENRPEFYDFDLFSQRANSQKWEDIDLSSLKFVVFDTETTGLDPANGDEIISIGAVRIVNNKILSGEQYEQLIDPQRKLPKAASEITGITSDMLKGQPTIDKVLPLFHGYAEETILVAHNAAFDMRFLQLKENQLNLRFENPVLDTLLLSAFIHPHQESHSLDTLAKRFELTNIGRHTALGDAIVTAEVFIKLIDLLKEKGISTLGQALEASQKTYYARIKY